In the genome of Candidatus Methylomirabilota bacterium, one region contains:
- a CDS encoding acetate--CoA ligase family protein: MTPFLAPFFDPRSIAVIGASRNPAKVGGSVLANLTSAGFGGRIVVVNARADSVQGLPAVASILAVDEPVDLAVIAVPAPDVLATLKECVAKGVGGAVVISAGFRETDEEGRARESELRAWLRDQPIRVLGPNCLGWIREAGIPCYTFPERAVTALAGMTLLAERRDHNAPPAPAGPPLGEAVRALAALRHAGVARLGLLDLQPLLAAYGIRVATGRLATTPESAATLAEEIGFPLALKLVSPGITHKSEVGGVRLGLSSPREVSEAMKTMLARVRAEHPQARVEGVLLQPMVKPGKELLLGALQDAQFGPMIVVGFGGIYVEVLNDTAARLAPVTPSEALAMLDELRMAPVLRGVRGEPPVDCAALADTIARFSRLAADVPDLLEVELNPLVVGPDGAIAVDARATLASGAAS, translated from the coding sequence GTGACGCCCTTCCTCGCGCCCTTTTTCGATCCGCGGAGCATCGCGGTCATCGGCGCCTCGCGGAACCCCGCCAAGGTCGGCGGCAGCGTGCTGGCCAACCTCACGTCGGCCGGGTTCGGGGGGCGGATCGTCGTCGTCAATGCCCGCGCTGACTCCGTGCAGGGCCTGCCGGCCGTCGCCTCGATCCTCGCCGTCGATGAGCCCGTCGATCTGGCGGTGATCGCGGTGCCGGCGCCGGACGTGCTGGCCACCCTCAAGGAGTGCGTGGCCAAGGGCGTGGGTGGCGCCGTGGTGATCTCCGCCGGCTTTCGCGAGACGGACGAGGAGGGACGGGCCCGCGAAAGTGAGCTGCGCGCCTGGCTCCGCGATCAGCCCATTCGCGTCCTGGGACCGAACTGTCTGGGGTGGATCCGAGAGGCCGGCATCCCGTGCTACACCTTCCCGGAGCGGGCCGTGACGGCGCTCGCTGGAATGACGCTGCTCGCCGAACGGCGTGACCACAACGCGCCACCGGCGCCGGCGGGTCCGCCGCTGGGCGAGGCAGTCCGCGCTCTCGCGGCCCTCCGTCACGCCGGCGTAGCGCGCCTAGGTCTCCTGGATCTCCAGCCGCTCCTCGCGGCCTACGGTATTCGCGTGGCGACCGGGCGCCTGGCGACCACACCGGAGAGCGCTGCCACCCTCGCCGAGGAGATCGGCTTTCCCCTGGCGCTCAAGCTCGTCTCCCCGGGGATCACGCACAAGAGCGAGGTCGGCGGTGTGCGTCTCGGGCTCTCGTCACCCCGCGAGGTCTCGGAAGCGATGAAGACGATGCTGGCCCGCGTGCGCGCCGAGCACCCGCAGGCGCGTGTCGAGGGCGTCCTGCTCCAGCCGATGGTGAAGCCCGGGAAGGAGCTCTTGCTGGGCGCCCTGCAGGACGCCCAGTTCGGCCCCATGATCGTTGTTGGTTTCGGGGGCATCTACGTCGAGGTGCTGAACGACACCGCCGCGCGGCTGGCGCCGGTGACCCCGAGCGAGGCGCTGGCCATGCTGGACGAGCTGCGCATGGCGCCCGTGCTCCGGGGCGTCCGCGGCGAGCCGCCCGTAGATTGCGCCGCACTGGCGGACACGATCGCCCGCTTCTCACGTCTTGCCGCGGACGTGCCCGACCTCCTGGAGGTGGAGCTGAACCCCCTGGTAGTCGGTCCGGACGGCGCGATCGCGGTGGACGCGCGCGCGACGCTGGCGAGCGGCGCGGCGTCCTAA
- a CDS encoding phage holin family protein, producing the protein MGFLLRVLINAVAIYVVAVIVPGIEVDGVLTALGAGLVLGVINAVVRPILVVLTFPVTLVTLGLFLLVLNGLCLWLTSLLVKGFQVQGFWAAVFGALLVSVVSWVLTTFVSDRGRIVVLTRRTS; encoded by the coding sequence GTGGGCTTCCTGCTGCGCGTGCTCATCAACGCGGTGGCGATCTACGTGGTGGCGGTGATCGTACCGGGGATCGAGGTCGACGGCGTGCTGACCGCGCTGGGCGCCGGCCTCGTGCTGGGCGTGATCAACGCCGTGGTGCGTCCGATCCTCGTCGTGCTCACCTTCCCGGTGACGCTGGTCACGCTGGGCCTCTTCCTGCTGGTGCTCAACGGGCTCTGCCTCTGGCTCACCTCTCTCCTCGTGAAGGGCTTCCAGGTCCAGGGTTTCTGGGCGGCGGTCTTCGGGGCCCTTCTGGTGAGCGTGGTGAGCTGGGTGCTGACCACCTTCGTGAGCGATCGAGGCCGGATCGTCGTACTCACCCGGCGCACCTCCTAG
- a CDS encoding cation-transporting P-type ATPase — protein sequence MTRRSLPLARVQDLLPLERGLTTSEAEERGRQYGPNAILESPPRRWRDLARETAKDPMIWFLVGPAALYWIVGQVKEAVILLVAIAPLVAMDLFLHRRTQASTEGLRSRLADRAIVIRDGAEVELPALELVPGDLAIVWPGQPFPADGLVVGGAELQADEATLTGEAYPVAKRPLARTPVGGPEPFVPSEHWGFAGTRLLTGCASLRVVFTGGETLYGEIVRSAVGGAHARTPLQRAIQRLVSVLVAVAAVICLLLAVVRLGQGYGWVDALVSAVTLASAALPEEFPLVFTFFLGLGVYRLAGRQALVRRAVAVENIGRVTCICSDKTGTITEGRLALTHLVAADHLSDPGLLRLAALASRPDSGDPLDAAILREAEAAGALKERGGPLATFPFTEARKRETAIVRDAGGLIVAVTKGAAETVLAMTGLTEADRRAWPARFTALAEEGHKVIACAWRPLDESPPGGDEPMEGYRLAGLLAFEDPVKAGVADAVAMCRGAGIHTIMVTGDHPLTARAVARQIGLGGGEPSVISGDEMQACVAHGEGARLRQVDVVARAAPSQKLTLVRALQDAGEIVAVTGDGVNDVPALQAADVGVAMGERGTRSAREVAAIVLLDDNFRTIVQAIGEGRQLFRNLRASFQYLLMIHIPFVVTAALLPLAGYPLLYLPVHIVWLELVIHPTALLGFQAPTATDRIAPPRARGGRRRFFSGREWAAIVITGGLITAMVVAGYVRSLGEAGEVGHGRAMALAVLTLASAGVTASLSRLRTWSARLVSAGTVALSVACIQTPGLASLLHLQRLHLDDWVTAGAGGLLTGVLAVLPAIVGRDRGGTTPGAHAPGVVQQRFAGAPTRDRSGC from the coding sequence ATGACCCGGCGCTCTCTGCCGCTCGCTCGCGTACAAGATCTGCTGCCGCTCGAGCGGGGGCTCACCACCTCCGAAGCCGAGGAGCGAGGGCGCCAGTACGGTCCCAACGCCATTCTAGAATCTCCGCCCCGGCGGTGGCGGGACCTCGCCCGCGAGACGGCCAAGGATCCGATGATCTGGTTCCTGGTCGGTCCAGCGGCGCTCTACTGGATCGTGGGACAGGTCAAGGAAGCGGTGATCCTCCTCGTCGCCATCGCGCCGCTCGTCGCGATGGATCTGTTCCTGCACCGCCGCACCCAGGCCTCCACGGAAGGCCTGAGAAGCCGGCTCGCCGATCGGGCGATCGTCATCCGGGACGGCGCCGAGGTGGAGCTCCCTGCCCTCGAGCTCGTCCCGGGCGACCTGGCGATCGTGTGGCCCGGGCAGCCGTTTCCCGCCGACGGTCTGGTGGTCGGCGGCGCCGAGCTGCAGGCCGACGAAGCGACGCTGACGGGCGAGGCCTATCCGGTCGCCAAGCGACCGCTGGCCCGGACGCCCGTCGGCGGCCCCGAGCCGTTCGTTCCGAGCGAGCACTGGGGATTCGCCGGCACGCGTCTGCTGACCGGCTGCGCGTCGCTCCGCGTGGTCTTCACCGGGGGCGAGACGCTCTACGGCGAGATCGTTCGGTCCGCAGTGGGCGGCGCCCACGCGCGCACGCCGCTGCAGCGCGCCATCCAGAGGCTCGTGTCGGTGCTGGTCGCCGTGGCGGCGGTGATCTGCCTCCTGCTCGCCGTCGTCCGCCTGGGGCAGGGCTACGGCTGGGTCGATGCGCTGGTGAGCGCGGTGACGCTCGCCTCGGCGGCGCTCCCGGAGGAGTTTCCACTGGTGTTCACCTTTTTTCTCGGACTGGGAGTGTACCGACTGGCCGGGCGTCAGGCGCTGGTGCGCCGGGCGGTCGCCGTGGAGAACATCGGGCGCGTCACCTGCATCTGCTCGGACAAGACCGGGACCATCACCGAGGGCCGCCTCGCCCTGACGCACCTCGTGGCCGCGGACCATCTGTCAGACCCGGGCCTGCTGCGCCTCGCCGCGCTCGCCTCGCGCCCGGACAGCGGCGATCCCCTGGACGCGGCGATTCTCCGCGAGGCCGAGGCTGCCGGCGCGCTCAAGGAGCGAGGAGGGCCCCTGGCGACGTTTCCGTTCACCGAGGCCCGCAAGCGCGAGACCGCGATCGTGCGCGATGCCGGTGGCCTGATCGTCGCCGTTACGAAGGGCGCGGCCGAGACCGTCTTGGCGATGACCGGGCTGACGGAGGCCGACCGCCGGGCCTGGCCGGCGCGGTTCACCGCACTCGCCGAGGAGGGCCACAAGGTGATCGCGTGCGCCTGGCGGCCGCTCGACGAGTCGCCGCCTGGCGGAGATGAGCCGATGGAGGGCTACCGGCTGGCGGGCCTGCTGGCGTTCGAGGATCCCGTCAAGGCGGGGGTGGCCGACGCCGTCGCCATGTGCCGGGGTGCCGGCATTCACACGATCATGGTCACCGGGGACCATCCGCTGACCGCGCGCGCGGTGGCCCGGCAGATCGGGCTCGGCGGCGGCGAGCCCTCGGTGATCTCGGGCGACGAGATGCAGGCCTGCGTCGCCCACGGCGAGGGGGCGAGGCTCCGTCAGGTCGACGTGGTCGCGCGCGCGGCGCCCTCCCAGAAGCTGACGCTCGTGCGCGCGCTCCAGGACGCCGGCGAGATCGTCGCCGTCACCGGCGATGGCGTGAACGACGTGCCCGCGCTCCAGGCGGCCGATGTCGGCGTGGCCATGGGTGAGCGCGGCACCCGCAGCGCCCGGGAGGTCGCGGCCATCGTCCTGCTCGACGACAACTTCCGCACGATCGTGCAGGCCATCGGCGAGGGACGGCAGCTCTTCCGCAATCTCCGGGCGAGCTTCCAGTACCTCTTGATGATCCACATCCCGTTCGTGGTCACCGCGGCGCTGCTCCCGCTGGCCGGCTACCCGCTGCTCTATCTGCCGGTCCACATCGTCTGGCTCGAGCTGGTGATCCATCCGACGGCGCTGCTAGGCTTTCAGGCCCCGACCGCGACCGATCGCATCGCACCCCCGCGCGCCCGGGGCGGGCGGCGACGCTTCTTCTCAGGCCGGGAGTGGGCGGCGATAGTGATCACCGGTGGGCTCATCACCGCGATGGTGGTCGCCGGGTACGTCCGGAGCCTGGGCGAAGCCGGTGAGGTCGGGCATGGGCGAGCTATGGCGCTGGCGGTCCTCACGCTGGCCAGCGCTGGCGTGACGGCCTCGTTGAGCCGGCTCCGCACCTGGAGCGCCCGGCTCGTCAGCGCCGGCACGGTCGCCCTGTCGGTGGCCTGCATCCAGACCCCGGGGCTGGCAAGCCTGCTGCATCTGCAGAGGCTCCACCTGGACGACTGGGTGACCGCCGGCGCCGGCGGGCTGCTGACCGGCGTCCTGGCCGTGCTACCAGCGATCGTCGGTCGAGACCGGGGAGGAACGACCCCCGGCGCCCACGCGCCGGGGGTTGTTCAGCAACGCTTCGCGGGCGCGCCTACTCGGGATCGCTCGGGTTGTTGA
- a CDS encoding acetamidase/formamidase family protein, with amino-acid sequence MSADAFDNGGNEGRRDFLKGALTAGGVVASLTTTGLSSVSNADAQPGMVPGTKNHYYVPATDRTVHWGYFSKSLKPLVEINSGDFVTIEVLTHHANDDAERMIKGDPGAESVFSWDKQRKGVDRRGAGPMKPTLFGRGAGEGLGVHICTGPVYVRGAQAGDVLEVRIADVRPRPCANPKYKGKSFGSNAAAWWGFHYKDLLTEPKPREVITIYELDASGERNWAQAVYNFQWTPQTDPFGVVHKIIDYPGVPVDHRTVKENHGVLKNVRVPIRPHFGVLGLAPAEADIVDSIPPNYVGGNIDDWRIGRGATMYYPVAVPGALLSAGDSHAAQGDSELAGTAIECSLTGTFQLIVRKKDTLRGTALNGLNYPLLETQDEWVLHGFTYPNYLADLGPEAQSKIYEKSSVDLAMRDAFRKMRHFLMTTKGLSENEAISLMSVAVDFGITQVVDGNWGVHATIKKSLFAGG; translated from the coding sequence ATGAGCGCTGATGCCTTCGACAACGGCGGTAACGAGGGGCGGCGAGACTTTCTCAAGGGAGCCCTGACGGCGGGTGGCGTCGTCGCCTCGCTGACGACGACCGGGCTGTCGTCCGTCTCGAATGCCGACGCTCAACCCGGGATGGTCCCCGGCACGAAGAATCACTATTACGTGCCGGCGACCGACCGGACGGTGCACTGGGGCTACTTCAGCAAGTCGCTCAAACCTCTGGTCGAGATCAACTCCGGCGATTTCGTCACCATCGAGGTGCTGACCCATCACGCCAACGACGACGCCGAGCGGATGATCAAAGGCGATCCCGGCGCCGAGAGCGTCTTCTCCTGGGACAAGCAGCGCAAGGGCGTCGACCGCCGGGGGGCAGGGCCGATGAAACCGACGTTGTTCGGTCGGGGCGCGGGCGAGGGCCTGGGCGTCCACATCTGCACCGGCCCCGTCTACGTCCGCGGGGCCCAGGCCGGGGACGTCCTGGAAGTGCGCATCGCCGACGTCCGCCCCCGTCCATGCGCGAACCCCAAGTACAAGGGCAAGAGCTTCGGGAGCAACGCGGCCGCCTGGTGGGGCTTCCACTACAAAGATCTCCTGACGGAGCCGAAGCCGCGCGAGGTGATCACGATCTACGAGCTCGACGCGTCGGGAGAGCGGAACTGGGCGCAGGCCGTCTACAACTTCCAGTGGACGCCCCAGACCGATCCCTTCGGCGTCGTCCACAAGATCATCGATTACCCCGGGGTGCCGGTCGACCACCGCACTGTGAAGGAGAACCACGGGGTACTCAAGAACGTCCGCGTCCCCATTCGTCCCCATTTCGGCGTGCTCGGTCTGGCCCCGGCCGAGGCCGACATCGTCGACTCCATCCCGCCCAACTACGTCGGCGGCAACATCGACGACTGGCGCATCGGCCGGGGCGCCACCATGTACTACCCGGTCGCGGTGCCGGGCGCGCTGCTGTCCGCGGGGGACTCCCACGCCGCCCAGGGCGATTCCGAGCTCGCCGGCACCGCCATCGAGTGCTCGCTGACCGGGACCTTCCAGCTGATCGTCCGCAAGAAGGACACGCTGAGGGGCACCGCGCTGAACGGGCTCAACTATCCGCTCCTGGAAACCCAGGACGAGTGGGTGCTGCATGGTTTCACCTACCCGAACTACCTGGCCGACCTCGGCCCCGAGGCCCAGAGCAAGATCTACGAGAAGTCCTCGGTGGACCTGGCCATGCGGGACGCCTTCCGCAAGATGCGGCACTTCCTGATGACGACCAAGGGCCTGAGCGAGAACGAAGCGATCTCCTTGATGTCGGTCGCCGTCGATTTCGGCATCACGCAGGTCGTGGACGGCAACTGGGGCGTGCACGCCACCATCAAGAAGAGCCTCTTCGCCGGCGGATAG
- a CDS encoding di-heme oxidoredictase family protein codes for MTRQRLFLVALSAVLLSASAVLLARGELIDATQAPNTLNEGVKKSLAQQIGEGRGDVYTPDSSAFIIARDPFRAVRRGRQIFQRKFTRAQGQGPNVGDGHGDINTVLTIGAGLVDSCAGCHGRPRGSAGFGGDVATRPDSRDAPHLFGLGLKEMLADEITADLREIREGAIRDARRSGRSVSRRLFSKGISYGWITANRDGSVDTRRVEGVDPDLRVRPFFLHGGTISIREFVVGAFQAEMGLQAADPELLLASRGGQFTTLSGMVLDGRFDRIEAPPVASEREDADGDGVRNEIPVSLVDFMEFYLLNYFKAGSGEQTLATNRGRYLLVKIGCTTCHIPDLRIDRDRRVADVETVFDPARGIFNRLFATATPLHRVVNDSKKYPPLKPPLLGPFVVENIFTDLKRHDLGPNFHERNYDGTIRTHFLTTPLWGVGSTAPYGHDGRSINLKEVILRHGGEAQSARDAFATLSILNQGDLIEFLGSLVIFPPDDTASNLDPGNPSAPGFPQVGHGSIKLGALFNNPSDPE; via the coding sequence ATGACGAGGCAACGGCTCTTTCTGGTAGCGCTCAGCGCGGTTCTGCTCTCGGCATCCGCGGTCCTGCTCGCCCGGGGCGAGCTGATCGATGCGACCCAGGCTCCCAACACCTTGAACGAGGGCGTCAAGAAATCGCTGGCTCAGCAGATCGGCGAGGGGCGGGGCGACGTCTACACGCCGGATTCCTCGGCCTTCATCATTGCTCGAGACCCGTTTCGCGCCGTTCGGCGCGGCCGGCAGATCTTCCAGCGCAAGTTCACCCGGGCCCAGGGCCAGGGCCCGAACGTCGGCGACGGGCACGGTGACATCAACACGGTCCTCACCATCGGCGCGGGCCTGGTCGACAGCTGCGCCGGATGCCACGGGCGCCCGCGGGGCTCGGCGGGCTTCGGCGGCGACGTGGCCACCCGTCCGGACAGCCGGGACGCGCCGCACCTGTTCGGACTCGGGCTGAAGGAGATGCTGGCCGACGAGATCACCGCCGACCTTCGGGAGATTCGTGAGGGAGCCATCAGGGACGCGCGGCGCAGCGGGCGCTCCGTCTCCAGGCGCCTCTTCAGCAAGGGGATCAGCTACGGCTGGATCACGGCCAATCGGGATGGATCCGTCGACACCCGGAGGGTCGAGGGTGTCGATCCCGATCTCCGCGTCCGCCCGTTCTTCCTCCACGGCGGCACCATCTCAATCCGCGAGTTCGTCGTCGGCGCCTTCCAGGCCGAGATGGGGCTCCAGGCCGCCGACCCGGAGCTCCTCCTGGCGAGCCGGGGCGGCCAATTCACCACCCTGTCCGGGATGGTCCTCGACGGGAGGTTCGATCGAATCGAAGCGCCACCGGTGGCGAGTGAACGCGAGGACGCGGATGGCGACGGGGTGCGGAACGAGATCCCCGTCAGCCTGGTCGATTTCATGGAGTTCTACCTGCTGAACTACTTCAAGGCCGGCAGCGGGGAGCAGACCCTCGCCACCAACCGTGGCCGCTACCTCCTGGTGAAGATCGGATGCACGACGTGCCATATCCCCGACTTGCGGATCGACCGCGACCGGCGCGTTGCCGACGTGGAGACCGTCTTCGACCCCGCCCGGGGGATTTTCAACCGACTGTTCGCCACCGCGACCCCGCTGCATCGGGTCGTCAACGACAGCAAGAAATACCCGCCGCTGAAGCCGCCCCTGCTGGGGCCGTTCGTGGTCGAGAACATCTTCACCGATCTCAAGCGGCACGACCTCGGACCGAACTTCCACGAGCGCAACTACGATGGGACGATTCGGACGCACTTCCTGACCACGCCCCTGTGGGGGGTCGGCAGCACGGCGCCCTACGGTCACGACGGGCGCAGCATCAACCTCAAGGAGGTCATCCTCCGCCACGGCGGAGAGGCGCAGTCGGCGCGAGATGCCTTCGCCACGCTCTCGATCCTCAATCAGGGGGACCTGATCGAGTTCCTGGGCTCTCTCGTCATCTTTCCGCCGGACGACACGGCCTCCAACCTCGACCCCGGAAACCCGAGCGCGCCGGGCTTTCCGCAGGTCGGCCACGGCAGCATCAAGCTGGGCGCGCTGTTCAACAACCCGAGCGATCCCGAGTAG